The Panacibacter microcysteis DNA window TCGAGGGCATGCCTTTGCCTTTGGTTACAGGTGCAGCGCCGCCTTTCTTGGTATATATGGCTATTGCACCATTGGCGCCGCCGCCAAAAGCGCCAAAAAAAGGTGGTGGAAAAACTTTGATATAAGCAACATCGCTGGGGTTGGTAGAGCCGATCTGGCTAATGTCGACCGGCATTTCATTGATATAAAAGGAAGGCGTACCACCGCGCCATTGTACAGATGGCTGGCTGCCGGGCCCTGTTTGGCCGGTTATATTTAGCCCCGCAACTTTTCCGCGCAGGTAGTTAAATATATCAAGAGAAGACCTCGCAAACGGGTCATTTTCCAGGTCGAAAGAACGGGCATTGCCACCGCTGAACAAGCCCGACGCATATTGCTCATCGAGTATCTGTTCCCGGCTTTTTGTTTTAGCCTTTACCGTTACACCTTCCAGCGTAGTGCCTTCCAGGAATTTTGCAAGTCTTGCCTGCTCACTGGCAAAGTAAAGGTTGCGGTTTTCGGCAGCGCTATCGAGGAAATAACGGTTCATGTTTTTATCAAAATTGATCTTACCCGGTGATGGTAGTGTGCCGTTATTAAATACAACTTCAGTGGAATTAGCCATGTCTTTGGCTCCGGCAAACTGGTAATAGATCCTGGTGGTATCGAACAAAATAACGTTGGGGTCTTTAAAAGAGCCATCCTTCTCCAGCGAAACCTGCATGCTGTTTCTGGTGCTGTCACTCTTCCTGTCGAGAATAAGGAATAAGAAACCCGACTGGCGCATATCCATTGCAGAAGTGCCAAATACTTTTCCTGCCAGAGAGAGGTAACTGGTATCGTTGGAATACTTTATCACGGGCATTTTGCCGGCTACAAGATCGTTCCATTTTATGCGGCGCCAGCCGTTTGTGAGCATTACGAGATCAAGCTGTTGTTGTAAGGAATCGCTGCTATTGGCAAAATAATATCCGGGTTTGTACACATTTCCTTTCAGATCGCCGGTAAGTAACAGGCGGGAGATAATGTTATCGCTGCTGTCTATACCTATGCCGGCATCAGTAACTGCTACCGAGAGGTTTGCTTCCAGTGTATCAGGAACATTTATTACCAGCGTATTTTTACCGCGTTTAGATGTGCCCAAAGCAGCAAAGCCAACTTCTGGCTCAAATACGTAATCATTGTTGTTGATAAAAGTTATTCTCTCCGCAACGGCCACCCAGTTTGCATCGAATACGGTTAGCTGCAGAATGCCGCTTGGCAACTGATCCACAGGAATAGCACCGCCAACCGCAGGGGTTTCTTTAAGATTTACATTGGCCATATACACAAGGTGCTGGTCCATGGTGGCAACAATTTGCACCTGTTCAAGATTTTCAGCAGCAGTGGTACTTCTTTTTATAATAAAACTTCTTTTGCCTTCGGTAAGGCGCACTTCCAGGGATATGCCACCCGGCTTCACAGCAGGCAGTGGTGTTTCATATGGTTTGCCCTGTTCATCTTTCCATTTTGCAATATACTTCTCGTTGGCTTTTGCATCCAGCGGGAAGATGCCCATACCATCGTGTACCGAAGTGAAAGTGGCAACCGTCTCACCTTTGCTGTTTACTATAGTACCTTTGGCATTGCATGGCTTGCCGTTATCATAAACTGACTTAAATGCTATACGGCAGTTTATGCCTGCAATACAGTCGCCGCTTTCCGAGAAGAAATCAATGGCAGGTTTGTTTACAGCCGGTGCTTTTGCGGCTGTTTGTTTTTGCTGTAAAATCCTGATGTCTTTGTTATAGAGAAAGGAAGAATCAAAATTGAGCATCCACTTTGTATAAGCCCTTACATGAATGCTGTTTCCACTATATGTTTTGGGTATTACATAGCTGCCTTTTGCAGACGATGCAATCATGGGCAATACAGCATGCGATAACACATTGCCGTTTGCATCAGTATGGTCTATATAAATATTGGCACTTACCAGCGATGGCGTAGTTGCCGACATAATGTACGCTTTAAACCAGATCGTTTCACCCGGCGCATATACCGGTTTATCAAACTGTATGTACACTTTTTCCTGCGGAAAACCGGTTCCAAGGTTTTCAAGATTGGCCGTAAAGGTTTCTTTATTTATTTGCTGCGAAAAAGCAAGCGAAGGGCAGTACACGATCAGCAATAAACAAAGCAGCCTTTGCATAGTAATTCTTTTGGTCATAGTAAGATTGCTCAAAGTAATTCAAGAATACAATAACACCTAATATCTTAACAGTTTGGCAACAGAAACCTGTTCTCGTTTTAGATGCATTTTCAAAATTAGCTAACTTCATTTCTTTAATACCTGTTATGCATCGTACATTTTTATTCTTACTGGTTTTCATTGCTGCTGCGGCGCATGCACAACAAACAGATGCAAAACTGCAGGCAGCAATTGCCACCCTGGTAAAGGGCTTTAATGGCAACATAGGTGTATACGTGCATGATCTTAAACACGATAAAATTGCTGCAATAAACGCAGATACGGTTTTTCCAACGGCGAGTATTGTAAAAATGCCTATTCTGCTGGGCATCATGAACAGGATACAAAAAAGAGAATTGCAGTACCACCAGCGGCTTACATATACCGACTCGCTTTTTTACAATGAAGGAGACGATATACTTGCATCTTTTAAAGACAGCGCTACCATAGAACTTAGCAAGGTCATCATGCTTATGCTAACCACAAGCGATAACACAGCGAGTCTGTGGTTGCAGGGCCTGGCCGGTGGCGGCACCCAAATCAACAGCATACTCGACAGTCTTGGCTTTACAAACACGCGTGTAAACAGCAGAACACCCGGCCGGGAAACCAACAGGAGCCTGTATGGCTGGGGCCAAACAACCCCCAAAGAGATAGCTCAGATGATGGAGCGTATTGTAATGGGACATTTACTGGGTGCGCCAGATGGTCAAATGTTGCGGCTGCTGGGCCGGCAGTACTGGGACGAAGAAGCTTTGTCGCAAATTCCACCCGGTGTGTTTACAGCAGATAAAAATGGTGCCGTAGATGCCAGCCGCGATGAGATCGTATATGTAAACAGCGCCGTAAACCCTTATATATTCAGCATTTTTACCAAAAATAACAAAGACACCAGTTGGCAGTATAACAACGAAGCGTGGGTGCTTACACGCAAATTGTCTGCCTTGCTGTGGAAATACTATAACCCCAAAAGCAACTGGCAGGCGCCGCCGGTATCTAAAGAAGAATAAGGTGGGCCGGGCAGTTGCATTACTATGAAGCTTCTGTTGCGTCGCACACTTGTACTGCAGTACCCTGTGCAGCACGCAGGGTACAGTCTGCGTATACTTTTACAGTCGTTTACGAGCAGACTTTACAGACAGCCTGCCTGCATGTTTTTACTGCCGGGTAAGGTCTTTCACAAAAATCAAAGCACTAACTTGAATCTATTGCATTTTACTGTAATTTCACGGCTCGAAAAAAAAGTAGCATAGTGCATGTTGCAAACGAGGTATCGCTGCCGAATAATGTGATGGCGTACAAGTGAGTGACACAACCACAGTTCAATAGCAGCTATGCAGCTAAGTACAAAAATTGAATATTTAAATCTTACATACCAATGGCAGAAGTGATTTTAATGCCCCGTTTGAGTGATACCATGACAGAAGGTGTTATTGCGGCATGGCATAAAAAACCAGGAGACGCGGTTAAGAAAGGCGACCTTTTAGCTGAGATTGAAACAGATAAGGCAACAATGGAGCTGGAAAGTTACCAGGAGGGTACGCTGCTTCATGTTGGTGCTGATAAGGGAGGTAAACTGCAGGTAAACGACCTTTTGGCCATTATTGGTAAGCAGGGTGAAGATGTGAGTGCACTTGTTGCACAGCATAATGGCAACGGAGGTAATGGTGCTGCTGCGCCTAAAGCAACAGAAGAAGCGCCTAAGAAAGAAGAGCCTAAAAAAGAAGAAGCCCCTGCACAACCTTCGGGCGGTGGCCGCATAGATGTTGCTGCAATGGAAGAGGTAGTGTTAATGCCACGTTTAAGTGATACTATGACCGAAGGTGTAATTGCAGGCTGGCACAAAAATGTTGGAGATACAGTAAAAAAAGGCGAAGTACTGGCCGATATTGAGACTGACAAAGCCACCATGGAACTGGAAAGCTATAAAGAAGGAGTTCTGTTATACCAGGGTGCAAAAGCAGGCGAAAAAATACAGGTGAATGACCTGCTTTGTATCATTGGCAAAGAAGGGTTCGATGTGAATAAAGTATTGGAAGCAATGAAAAACGGTGGTGGTGCAGCAACGGCGCCGGCCGAAACAAAGGAAACGCCAAAGGCGGAAAGCAGCGCTTCTGCGCAGGCTGCCGCACCTGTAGCTGAACAGCAGGTAGTGAATGAAGGCAGAATTTTTGCATCTCCCCTGGCTAAGAAAATTGCCTCTGAAAAAGGGATAGACCTGAAATATGTAAAAGGTAGTGGCGATAATGGTCGTATTACCAAAACTGATATTGATAATTATAAGCCTGCTGATGCGCCGGCTGCAAGCGCTGCACCCGCTGCGGCTCCTGCATCTAAAGCCACCACTGCGCCTGTAGGCCAGGAAAGCTTTGAAGAAGTGCCGGTATCGCAGATGCGTAAAACAATTGCACGCCGCCTGAGTGAAAGCCTGTTTACAGCACCGCATTTTTATCTTACCATGAGTATTGATATGGATGCCTGTGTTGCTGCACGTGCGAAACTGAACGAAGTAAGCAGTGTAAAAATAAGTTTCAATGACCTTGTACTGAAAGCGGTGGCAGTGGCACTGAAGCAACACCCTAAAGTAAACAGCAGCTGGCTGGGTGATAAGATAAGGATCAACCACCATGTAAATATTGGGGTGGCAGTAGCCGTGGATGAAGGTTTGCTGGTACCGGTGGTACGGTTTGCGGATGCAAAATCTCTGAGCCAGATTGCTACAGAAGTAAAAGACTATGCAAAGAAGGCAAAAGACAAGAAACTGCAGCCTTCTGACTGGGAAGGAAGCACATTTACCATATCTAACCTTGGTATGTTTGGCATAGACCAGTTTACCGCCATTATTAATCCGCCGGATGCATGTATATTGGCTGTGGGCGGCATATCCCAGGAGCCGGTAGTCAAGAATGGAGCCATTGTACCAGGCAATGTGATGAAGGTTACACTAAGCTGCGACCACCGTGTGGTAGACGGTGCTACAGGAGCCGCATTTTTACAAACTGTAAAAAGCCTGCTGGAAGAGCCTTTAAGAATGATGATTTAACAGTAAAAATTGTTTTGTTATAAATGGCGGGCTTGTAAAAGCCCGCTTTTTTATTGCTACAATAAAAGGTTTTTGTAAAAAATATATTGTGTACGCGGACTAGCCAGGAGTGCTGAATAATGATGGGAACGATGAACGGAGTGCGACGCAACAGGTGATGCCACAAGCACTGCAGCCGGCAACATTATATGGCTAACTTTTCCGTGACTCGAGTGTAAAACCTATGGTGGTACCTACGTCTGGCTTGCTGCGTACATGTATAGTCTGGTTATGGGCCTCTATAATATGTTTGCAGATAGAAAGCCCGAGACCGGTGCCTCCTACATTGCGGCTGCGGCCGGTGTCTGTGCGGTA harbors:
- a CDS encoding serine hydrolase; its protein translation is MHRTFLFLLVFIAAAAHAQQTDAKLQAAIATLVKGFNGNIGVYVHDLKHDKIAAINADTVFPTASIVKMPILLGIMNRIQKRELQYHQRLTYTDSLFYNEGDDILASFKDSATIELSKVIMLMLTTSDNTASLWLQGLAGGGTQINSILDSLGFTNTRVNSRTPGRETNRSLYGWGQTTPKEIAQMMERIVMGHLLGAPDGQMLRLLGRQYWDEEALSQIPPGVFTADKNGAVDASRDEIVYVNSAVNPYIFSIFTKNNKDTSWQYNNEAWVLTRKLSALLWKYYNPKSNWQAPPVSKEE
- a CDS encoding pyruvate dehydrogenase complex dihydrolipoamide acetyltransferase; the protein is MAEVILMPRLSDTMTEGVIAAWHKKPGDAVKKGDLLAEIETDKATMELESYQEGTLLHVGADKGGKLQVNDLLAIIGKQGEDVSALVAQHNGNGGNGAAAPKATEEAPKKEEPKKEEAPAQPSGGGRIDVAAMEEVVLMPRLSDTMTEGVIAGWHKNVGDTVKKGEVLADIETDKATMELESYKEGVLLYQGAKAGEKIQVNDLLCIIGKEGFDVNKVLEAMKNGGGAATAPAETKETPKAESSASAQAAAPVAEQQVVNEGRIFASPLAKKIASEKGIDLKYVKGSGDNGRITKTDIDNYKPADAPAASAAPAAAPASKATTAPVGQESFEEVPVSQMRKTIARRLSESLFTAPHFYLTMSIDMDACVAARAKLNEVSSVKISFNDLVLKAVAVALKQHPKVNSSWLGDKIRINHHVNIGVAVAVDEGLLVPVVRFADAKSLSQIATEVKDYAKKAKDKKLQPSDWEGSTFTISNLGMFGIDQFTAIINPPDACILAVGGISQEPVVKNGAIVPGNVMKVTLSCDHRVVDGATGAAFLQTVKSLLEEPLRMMI